A window of Cytophagia bacterium CHB2 contains these coding sequences:
- the glmM gene encoding phosphoglucosamine mutase, producing the protein MSQLMISISGIRGVVGEGLTPEVALTFAQAFGTYCKTGKVVLGRDSRVSGPMLHGAVTAGLLATGCEVVDLGIASTPTTQLATEKQHAAGGIILTASHNPVMWNGMKLLAHDGLFLDGEEGAKVNAIRASRAFALKTWDQLGALRAYNNAVSDHLQAVLSLPYLNVEQIRRRRFKVVADCVNGAGGVIVPQLLDSLGCDVTYLNLEPHGRFPRNPEPTPENLTELGRAVQEHRADIGLAVDPDADRLALVSEKGKPLGEEYTLALAVDFFLRRKKGKVAVNASTSRVIDDLAEKHGCTVERTKVGEINVAKRMREIGAVIGGEGNGGVISPEVHLGRDSLVGIAFMLQHLAEFQGPLSELHHALPQYVMCRKKLELDDQQKAKAVLQKLQDVYAHEQLDLL; encoded by the coding sequence GTGTCTCAACTCATGATCAGCATCTCCGGCATACGCGGGGTGGTTGGTGAAGGATTGACCCCTGAAGTTGCATTGACGTTTGCGCAGGCATTCGGCACATATTGCAAAACCGGCAAAGTCGTGCTCGGCCGCGATTCGCGCGTGTCCGGGCCGATGTTGCACGGCGCTGTCACTGCCGGCTTGCTTGCCACCGGCTGTGAGGTTGTCGATCTCGGCATTGCCTCGACTCCCACCACACAATTGGCCACTGAAAAACAACATGCGGCCGGCGGCATCATTCTCACCGCGAGCCACAATCCCGTGATGTGGAACGGCATGAAACTGCTGGCGCATGACGGCCTGTTTCTCGACGGCGAAGAAGGCGCAAAGGTAAATGCTATTCGCGCGAGCCGCGCTTTTGCGCTGAAAACGTGGGATCAACTCGGCGCGCTGAGAGCCTATAACAACGCGGTTTCAGATCATCTGCAAGCGGTGTTAAGCCTGCCTTATTTGAATGTCGAACAAATTCGCCGACGTAGATTCAAAGTCGTGGCGGATTGTGTGAATGGCGCGGGCGGCGTAATTGTCCCGCAATTGCTTGACAGCCTCGGCTGTGATGTCACCTATCTTAATCTTGAGCCGCACGGGCGGTTTCCGCGCAATCCTGAGCCGACGCCTGAGAACTTAACCGAGCTGGGCCGCGCCGTGCAGGAACACCGCGCCGATATTGGCCTTGCGGTCGATCCGGATGCCGATCGCCTGGCGCTGGTTTCAGAAAAGGGCAAGCCGCTTGGGGAAGAATATACGCTAGCCCTTGCCGTGGATTTTTTCCTGCGACGCAAGAAAGGCAAAGTTGCGGTGAATGCTTCAACCTCGCGCGTCATCGATGATCTTGCTGAAAAGCACGGCTGCACCGTCGAACGTACCAAAGTCGGCGAGATCAATGTTGCCAAGCGCATGCGCGAGATCGGCGCGGTGATCGGCGGCGAAGGCAACGGCGGCGTCATCTCGCCGGAGGTTCATCTCGGCAGGGATTCGCTGGTGGGCATCGCATTCATGCTGCAACATCTCGCGGAGTTTCAAGGCCCGTTGAGTGAGTTGCATCACGCGCTGCCGCAATATGTGATGTGCCGCAAAAAGCTCGAGCTTGATGATCAACAGAAAGCGAAGGCAGTTTTGCAGAAGCTCCAGGACGTCTATGCCCATGAACAGCTTGATCTGCTTGA
- a CDS encoding BrnT family toxin, with amino-acid sequence MEFEWDPSKASQNLRKHKISFGEAATVFRDRLSIAIDDPDHSIREERFIIIGVSERQRLLMVAYTERGKRIRIISARRLNPTERRAYEKEIKNRFER; translated from the coding sequence ATGGAATTTGAATGGGATCCGAGCAAGGCAAGCCAGAATCTACGGAAGCATAAAATATCCTTTGGCGAGGCCGCGACCGTGTTTCGCGACCGATTGAGTATTGCAATTGATGACCCTGATCATTCAATTCGAGAAGAACGTTTTATTATTATCGGAGTCTCGGAACGGCAGAGGCTGTTGATGGTAGCCTATACCGAGCGCGGTAAGAGAATTCGCATCATCAGCGCTCGGCGGTTAAACCCGACGGAGAGAAGAGCCTATGAAAAGGAAATCAAAAACCGATTTGAACGATGA
- a CDS encoding phosphomannomutase/phosphoglucomutase, giving the protein MPDGPGISLHKKAEEALVINSNIFREYDIRGIAETELTDENVALIGKAFATWMLAQGRKRLVVGRDLRLSSNRLRDAMVNAMLGCGVDIIDIGVVPTPTQYFGIIHFEAEGGVMITGSHNPREYNGFKMSKGLRADDGHLSVGAVYGQDIQELYQIIRSNQFATGKGKIEIVTITPEYISAIKQRVKIHKRLKIVVDPGNGCGALFAPDLWEEMGCEVVRLYAEPDGNFPNHLPDPTVMKYIKDLREKVLAEKADLGIGYDGDADRMGIIDNLGRPIFADKLLALFARDTLTRYPGATIVFDVKCSQALPEMIEKAGGKPLMWKTGHSLLKAKMKEEHSPLAGEMSGHIFFSDGYFGFDDAIFGSGRLMQILTQSGKTMAQLHDEVPAFVSTPEIRIDATDEDKFNVVADLVAYFKKSYQVIDIDGARVLFGDGWGLVRASNTQPVLVIRFEAKTQERLHQIAEIFKKKLREYPSVKFTDEDFEVA; this is encoded by the coding sequence ATGCCGGATGGCCCCGGCATCTCACTGCACAAAAAAGCTGAGGAGGCTCTGGTGATCAACAGCAACATTTTCCGGGAATATGATATTCGCGGTATTGCGGAGACGGAATTGACCGATGAGAACGTTGCGCTCATCGGAAAAGCTTTTGCGACCTGGATGTTGGCGCAAGGCCGCAAGCGGCTCGTGGTCGGGCGCGATTTACGACTCTCCTCGAATCGTTTGCGCGACGCGATGGTGAATGCGATGCTGGGTTGTGGTGTCGACATCATCGATATCGGCGTGGTGCCAACGCCCACGCAGTATTTTGGCATCATTCATTTCGAGGCTGAGGGCGGTGTGATGATCACCGGCAGTCACAATCCGCGCGAATACAACGGCTTCAAAATGTCAAAAGGCCTGCGGGCGGACGACGGCCATCTCAGCGTGGGCGCGGTTTATGGCCAGGATATTCAGGAACTTTATCAAATCATCCGCTCGAATCAGTTCGCCACCGGCAAGGGTAAAATCGAGATCGTCACCATTACTCCCGAATACATTTCCGCCATCAAGCAACGCGTCAAAATTCACAAGAGACTCAAGATCGTCGTCGATCCCGGCAACGGTTGCGGCGCGTTGTTCGCGCCCGATTTGTGGGAAGAGATGGGTTGTGAAGTCGTGCGCCTATATGCCGAGCCGGACGGCAATTTCCCCAATCATTTGCCTGACCCGACGGTGATGAAATACATTAAAGATTTGCGCGAGAAAGTCCTGGCTGAGAAAGCGGATTTGGGCATCGGCTATGACGGCGACGCCGATCGCATGGGCATTATCGACAATCTTGGCCGCCCGATTTTCGCGGACAAGCTTTTGGCGCTGTTCGCACGCGATACCTTGACGCGCTATCCGGGCGCCACCATCGTTTTCGATGTAAAATGCAGCCAGGCCTTGCCGGAGATGATTGAGAAAGCCGGCGGCAAACCCTTGATGTGGAAAACCGGCCATTCGCTGTTGAAAGCAAAAATGAAGGAGGAGCATTCTCCGCTTGCCGGCGAGATGAGCGGACACATTTTCTTTAGCGACGGCTACTTCGGTTTTGACGACGCCATTTTTGGCAGCGGCCGCCTGATGCAAATTCTCACGCAATCCGGCAAAACCATGGCGCAACTGCACGATGAGGTGCCGGCATTCGTTTCCACTCCCGAGATTCGCATCGATGCGACGGACGAAGACAAGTTCAACGTCGTCGCCGATCTCGTCGCCTATTTCAAGAAAAGTTATCAAGTCATTGACATTGACGGCGCGCGCGTGCTGTTCGGCGACGGCTGGGGCCTGGTGCGCGCTTCAAACACGCAGCCGGTGCTGGTGATTCGCTTCGAGGCGAAGACACAAGAACGCTTGCACCAAATCGCAGAAATTTTCAAAAAGAAGCTGCGTGAATATCCGTCGGTTAAATTCACGGATGAGGATTTTGAAGTGGCGTAG
- the prmC gene encoding peptide chain release factor N(5)-glutamine methyltransferase — METNIASAHHLRARQSPQSLYMSMTTSVDVNQPLPQLIRSLSEHFQKAGFPSALAEAEWLLAGILQTRRSELYVERNRVLTVEQQEILKQYYCRRLQREPLQYILQSCEFFGIEFKVNPAVLIPRPETELLVERVITLAQTFKAARIADLGTGSGCLAVSLAKHLPAAKVLAIDISAEALKVAEENAQANGVAQKITFRQADMCASIDAIHSNQFDIVVSNPPYILPAERDELQPEIRDFEPEAALFVEGDGLKFYRCILAFCQRHLKPGGWVACEMASQRSAAIEKLFRESNFASVEIMPDYAGWPRHLTAQKS; from the coding sequence GTGGAAACAAACATTGCCTCCGCTCATCACCTGCGTGCGCGGCAATCTCCTCAATCGCTGTACATGAGCATGACGACATCTGTCGATGTAAATCAGCCCCTCCCCCAGTTGATTCGCAGTCTTTCCGAACATTTTCAAAAGGCCGGATTTCCTTCTGCTCTCGCCGAAGCGGAGTGGCTGCTGGCGGGCATTCTGCAAACCCGACGTTCAGAGCTTTATGTCGAACGCAATCGTGTTCTCACCGTCGAGCAGCAAGAAATACTCAAGCAATATTACTGCCGGCGGCTGCAACGGGAGCCGCTGCAATATATCTTGCAATCCTGCGAATTTTTTGGTATTGAATTCAAAGTCAATCCCGCCGTGCTCATTCCGCGGCCGGAGACGGAGCTGTTGGTGGAAAGAGTCATCACATTGGCGCAAACGTTCAAGGCCGCACGCATTGCTGATTTGGGCACGGGTTCCGGCTGCCTCGCCGTCAGCCTTGCCAAACATCTGCCGGCGGCGAAGGTGCTGGCAATCGACATTTCAGCGGAAGCCTTGAAAGTGGCGGAGGAAAATGCGCAAGCGAATGGCGTGGCGCAGAAAATTACTTTTCGCCAAGCCGACATGTGTGCTTCTATAGATGCCATTCATTCAAATCAATTTGATATCGTCGTGTCGAATCCGCCCTACATTCTGCCGGCGGAGCGCGACGAGTTGCAGCCGGAAATTCGGGATTTTGAGCCGGAAGCCGCGCTTTTTGTCGAGGGCGATGGACTCAAATTTTATCGTTGTATTTTGGCGTTCTGCCAGCGTCATTTGAAACCCGGCGGCTGGGTGGCTTGCGAAATGGCGAGCCAGAGAAGCGCTGCGATTGAAAAACTCTTTCGGGAATCCAACTTTGCGAGTGTCGAGATCATGCCGGATTATGCCGGATGGCCCCGGCATCTCACTGCACAAAAAAGCTGA
- a CDS encoding peptide chain release factor 1, with product MLAKLDKIEKRFEELNALLSSPEVAANPKRLRDTAKERNELEAVVKKYHEYKSLLRSIDDDKRLLTESNDRELHELASVELEELETRLPALEEELKLLLVPRDPSDARNAIMEIRAGTGGDEAGLFAGDLYRMYTRFAERQGWQLEVISSNAQGIGGFKEIIFQINGKDVFGKLKYEGGVHRVQRVPATEQSGRIHTSAASVAVLPEAEEVDIDINMNDLRIDVFRSSGPGGQSVNTTDSAVRITHVPTGLVVQCQDEKSQLKNKTKALRVLRSRLLEIKQNEERAKVASARKQMVGSGDRSDKIRTYNFPQNRVTDHRIGLTIYRLDEVLDGNLNEFIEQLSLADRTEKLKQEI from the coding sequence ATGCTGGCCAAACTCGACAAAATAGAAAAACGCTTCGAAGAGCTAAACGCGCTGTTGAGCAGCCCGGAAGTTGCGGCCAATCCCAAACGTTTGCGCGACACGGCAAAAGAACGCAACGAACTCGAAGCCGTAGTCAAAAAATATCATGAATATAAATCTCTGCTGCGCAGTATCGACGACGATAAGCGCCTGCTCACCGAAAGCAACGATCGCGAACTGCACGAATTGGCCTCGGTCGAATTGGAAGAATTGGAAACCCGGCTGCCCGCCCTCGAAGAAGAATTAAAGCTGTTGCTCGTGCCGCGCGATCCCTCGGACGCGCGCAACGCCATCATGGAAATTCGCGCGGGCACCGGCGGCGACGAGGCGGGCTTGTTTGCCGGCGATCTTTACCGCATGTACACACGCTTCGCCGAGCGCCAGGGCTGGCAGCTTGAAGTCATATCGAGCAATGCCCAGGGCATCGGCGGTTTCAAGGAGATCATTTTTCAAATCAACGGCAAGGACGTCTTCGGCAAACTGAAGTACGAAGGCGGTGTGCATCGCGTGCAACGTGTTCCGGCCACGGAACAGAGCGGCCGCATTCACACTTCCGCGGCCAGCGTGGCCGTGCTGCCCGAGGCCGAAGAAGTCGACATTGACATCAACATGAACGATCTACGCATCGATGTTTTTCGTTCCTCCGGACCGGGCGGGCAAAGCGTGAACACCACGGATTCTGCCGTGCGCATCACGCATGTTCCCACGGGACTGGTGGTGCAATGCCAGGACGAGAAATCACAGCTCAAAAACAAAACCAAAGCGCTGCGCGTCTTGCGTTCGCGCTTGCTCGAGATCAAACAAAACGAAGAGCGCGCCAAGGTTGCCAGCGCGCGCAAACAAATGGTGGGCAGCGGCGACCGCAGCGATAAAATTCGTACTTACAATTTCCCACAAAACCGCGTGACCGATCATCGCATCGGCCTGACGATTTACCGGCTGGATGAGGTTTTGGACGGGAACTTGAACGAGTTTATCGAACAGCTTTCTCTGGCCGATCGCACAGAGAAACTCAAACAAGAAATCTAA
- a CDS encoding DUF1385 domain-containing protein has product MAESQLMVGGQAVIEGVMMRTPEMVTVACRRANGSITVLKKPYRSLLARHKFLALPIFRGAIVLIEALVLGMQALTYSGDLVEHDMRPAGNGKEAATPSLPGQRSKSDKIKMGLTLGITLAIGLGIFFYIPLVLTDLTGARSGFWFNLIDGIIRMIFFLGYIALISRIKEIQRVFEYHGAEHKSIFNHEANTELTPENSAAFSRFHPRCGTSFLLIVMVVSIFVFMFLGRPDTVAERLVRLLFIPVIGGVSYELIRLSGAGYRHPFWRTLIAPGLWLQRLTTREPDHSQLEVAIVALQAALGKDVAALPNVIVDDGKAVAVQTA; this is encoded by the coding sequence ATGGCTGAAAGTCAACTCATGGTTGGGGGACAAGCAGTCATCGAAGGCGTGATGATGCGCACGCCAGAGATGGTCACGGTAGCCTGCCGCCGCGCCAACGGCTCGATCACAGTTTTGAAAAAGCCGTATCGCTCGCTGCTGGCGCGCCACAAATTTCTTGCGCTGCCCATTTTTCGCGGCGCGATCGTGTTGATCGAAGCGCTGGTGCTTGGCATGCAAGCACTAACCTATTCCGGCGACTTGGTGGAACACGACATGCGCCCGGCCGGCAACGGCAAAGAAGCCGCCACGCCGTCCTTGCCCGGCCAGCGCTCGAAATCCGACAAAATTAAAATGGGGTTGACGCTCGGGATTACGCTCGCCATCGGCCTGGGAATTTTCTTTTATATTCCGCTGGTGTTGACGGATCTCACCGGCGCGCGTTCGGGATTTTGGTTTAATTTGATCGACGGCATCATCCGCATGATTTTCTTTTTGGGTTATATCGCATTGATCTCGCGCATCAAAGAAATTCAGCGCGTGTTCGAATATCACGGCGCCGAGCATAAGAGTATATTCAATCATGAAGCCAACACTGAGTTAACGCCCGAGAACTCCGCTGCATTTTCGCGTTTCCATCCGCGTTGCGGCACCAGTTTCTTGCTGATTGTCATGGTGGTCAGCATCTTCGTGTTTATGTTTCTCGGCCGGCCCGACACGGTGGCAGAACGGCTGGTACGCTTGCTGTTTATCCCGGTGATTGGCGGCGTCTCCTATGAGTTGATCCGATTGTCGGGCGCCGGCTATCGCCATCCCTTCTGGCGCACACTGATTGCGCCCGGCCTGTGGCTGCAGCGCCTGACCACGCGCGAGCCGGATCATTCTCAATTGGAAGTTGCGATTGTTGCTTTGCAAGCCGCGCTGGGCAAGGATGTTGCGGCATTGCCCAACGTCATCGTGGACGACGGGAAAGCAGTGGCGGTGCAAACGGCTTAA